The Aurantiacibacter arachoides genome window below encodes:
- a CDS encoding four-helix bundle copper-binding protein, whose product MSIKEMIKEHPQVGSDYNEALAEAVKHAMYCAAICNSCADACSAEPMDMSECIRKCLDCSDICQAVSRVAARRTASNVPVIKALLEACITACEVCHAECSQHDNDHCRRCARMCQECMDDCRKALESLAQAA is encoded by the coding sequence ATGTCGATCAAGGAAATGATCAAGGAGCATCCGCAGGTCGGGTCCGATTACAACGAGGCGCTGGCCGAGGCGGTGAAACACGCGATGTATTGCGCCGCTATCTGCAATTCCTGCGCCGACGCTTGCAGCGCCGAACCGATGGACATGAGCGAATGCATCCGGAAATGCCTGGACTGTTCCGACATCTGCCAAGCTGTCAGCCGCGTCGCCGCAAGGCGCACGGCGAGCAATGTGCCGGTCATCAAGGCATTGCTGGAAGCGTGCATCACCGCCTGTGAGGTCTGCCACGCGGAATGCAGCCAGCACGACAACGACCATTGCCGCCGCTGCGCACGTATGTGCCAGGAGTGCATGGACGATTGCCGCAAGGCGCTCGAAAGCCTGGCGCAAGCCGCCTGA
- a CDS encoding peptide deformylase → MALREILEAPDPRLKTISRPVETFDGSLQTLVDDMFETMYAAHGIGLAAIQVGEPIRLLVIDLQEEDPDAEPVPCDHDGHQHSHQPVINDPRVFVNPEILDPSGELKSYQEGCLSVPDIYADVERPGACRVRWQDLAGNTHEEDMSGMLAVCIQHEMDHLNGILFIDHLSRLKRSMALKKLAKARQAA, encoded by the coding sequence ATGGCACTGCGCGAAATCCTTGAAGCGCCGGATCCCCGGCTGAAAACCATTTCCAGGCCCGTCGAGACGTTCGACGGCAGCTTGCAGACCCTCGTCGACGACATGTTCGAGACGATGTACGCCGCACACGGCATCGGCCTCGCGGCGATCCAGGTGGGTGAACCGATCCGCCTGCTGGTGATCGACCTGCAGGAAGAAGACCCGGACGCCGAGCCGGTGCCCTGCGATCATGATGGTCATCAGCACAGCCACCAGCCGGTAATCAACGATCCGCGCGTCTTCGTGAATCCCGAAATCCTCGATCCTTCCGGCGAGCTGAAGAGCTATCAGGAAGGCTGCCTCTCTGTCCCCGACATCTATGCCGACGTGGAACGTCCGGGCGCGTGCCGCGTGCGCTGGCAGGATCTTGCGGGCAACACCCACGAAGAGGACATGAGCGGGATGTTGGCCGTGTGCATCCAGCACGAGATGGACCACCTGAACGGCATCCTGTTCATCGACCACCTCAGCCGCCTCAAGCGGTCGATGGCGCTGAAGAAGCTGGCGAAGGCCCGCCAGGCGGCGTGA
- the recR gene encoding recombination mediator RecR: protein MASSEIETLSQALARLPGLGPRSARRAVLWLVKHREGALDQVLDALGAVRDKLVECEICGNVDTQNPCSVCADPRRDTKAICVVEDVADLWALDRARLFTGKFHVLGGKLSALDGVRPEDLSIDSLLGRVEAGGIDEVVLAMNATLEGQTTAHYIAERLEGFPVRITQLAHGLPVGGELDYLDEGTLAQALRARRPIG from the coding sequence ATGGCCTCCAGCGAAATCGAAACCCTCAGCCAGGCGCTCGCGCGGCTTCCCGGCCTCGGCCCGCGTAGCGCGCGGCGGGCGGTGCTGTGGCTGGTCAAGCATCGCGAAGGCGCGCTGGACCAGGTGCTCGACGCGCTGGGCGCGGTGCGCGACAAGCTTGTCGAGTGCGAGATCTGCGGCAATGTCGATACGCAGAACCCGTGCAGCGTGTGTGCCGATCCGCGGCGCGATACCAAGGCCATTTGCGTGGTGGAGGATGTGGCGGACCTCTGGGCGCTTGACCGCGCGCGGCTGTTCACCGGCAAGTTCCACGTGCTCGGCGGCAAGCTCTCCGCACTGGATGGCGTCCGGCCCGAGGATCTTTCCATCGATTCGCTGCTGGGCCGGGTGGAGGCAGGCGGGATCGACGAGGTGGTGCTGGCCATGAATGCCACGCTGGAAGGGCAGACCACCGCGCATTACATCGCGGAACGGCTGGAGGGGTTTCCCGTCCGCATCACCCAGCTTGCCCATGGCCTGCCGGTGGGCGGCGAGCTCGATTACCTCGACGAAGGCACACTGGCGCAGGCGCTCAGGGCCCGGCGACCGATCGGCTGA
- the fmt gene encoding methionyl-tRNA formyltransferase — protein sequence MRTVFMGTPEFAVPVLDALVEAGHDVIGVYSQPPRPAGRGKQDRKSPVQLRAEALGIEARHPATLRDLDEQARFAALEADVVVVAAYGMLLPQAVLDAPKYGCLNVHASLLPHWRGAAPIQRAILAGDTVTGITIMQMEAGLDTGPMLMRARVPIEDKTAGELHDELGELGARLMVETLEQIDLLRPEPQVDREATHAPKIAKAEARLDFEKPAEQLEREVRAFAPFPGAWFTLDRERIKVLRARLIGHNGLPGTVLDDQFTIACGNAALRPVTLQRAGKPAMATADFLRGFPVKVGTIVR from the coding sequence ATGCGCACAGTCTTCATGGGAACGCCCGAATTCGCCGTGCCGGTGCTCGATGCACTGGTGGAGGCGGGGCACGATGTCATCGGCGTCTACTCACAGCCGCCGCGCCCGGCGGGCCGGGGCAAGCAGGATCGCAAGTCGCCCGTGCAGTTGCGGGCAGAGGCGCTGGGCATAGAGGCGCGCCACCCCGCAACGCTGCGCGATCTCGACGAACAGGCCCGTTTCGCGGCGCTGGAGGCCGATGTCGTGGTGGTGGCCGCCTATGGCATGCTGCTGCCGCAAGCCGTGCTCGATGCACCAAAGTACGGTTGCCTCAACGTCCACGCCAGCCTGCTGCCGCACTGGCGCGGCGCGGCACCGATCCAGCGCGCGATCCTGGCGGGCGATACCGTGACCGGGATCACCATCATGCAGATGGAAGCTGGCCTCGACACCGGCCCCATGCTGATGCGCGCGCGCGTGCCGATCGAGGACAAGACCGCGGGCGAGCTGCACGACGAACTGGGCGAGCTCGGCGCGCGGCTGATGGTCGAGACGCTGGAACAGATCGATCTGCTGCGTCCCGAACCGCAGGTGGACCGCGAGGCGACCCACGCGCCCAAGATCGCCAAGGCCGAGGCACGGCTGGATTTCGAGAAGCCGGCCGAGCAGCTGGAACGCGAAGTGCGCGCCTTTGCCCCCTTCCCCGGCGCCTGGTTCACTCTCGATCGTGAACGGATCAAGGTCCTTCGCGCCCGCCTGATCGGGCACAATGGCCTGCCTGGCACCGTGCTGGACGACCAGTTCACGATTGCCTGCGGTAACGCGGCGCTGCGGCCTGTGACATTGCAACGCGCGGGCAAGCCGGCGATGGCCACGGCGGATTTCCTGCGCGGGTTTCCCGTCAAGGTGGGCACCATCGTCAGGTGA
- the truA gene encoding tRNA pseudouridine(38-40) synthase TruA, producing MTRFALTIEFDGGPFFGLQRQDNGPSVQQAVEEAAFAVTGERAVLHSAGRTDSGVHALAMRSHIDIAKPFDPFRLMQALNAKLRPAPVAVIACEEKPADWHARFSCIGRAYEYRIRNRRAPLTLEKGRAWHVARPLDADAMHRAAQALVGLHDFTTFRSVHCQSASPLKTLDMLTVSREGDAVIVRAAARSFLHHQVRSMVGCLKLVGQGQWRETQMGEALAARDRSALGLNAPPEGLYFVAARYDEEQQEKHA from the coding sequence GTGACCCGCTTTGCCCTCACCATAGAGTTCGACGGCGGTCCGTTCTTCGGCCTGCAACGTCAGGACAACGGGCCAAGCGTGCAGCAGGCCGTCGAGGAAGCGGCCTTTGCCGTGACCGGGGAAAGGGCCGTCCTCCACAGCGCCGGCCGGACCGACAGCGGCGTTCACGCGCTCGCCATGCGCAGCCATATCGACATTGCCAAGCCGTTCGACCCCTTCCGGCTGATGCAGGCGCTCAACGCGAAGCTGCGACCCGCGCCGGTCGCCGTCATCGCCTGCGAGGAAAAGCCCGCCGACTGGCACGCCCGCTTTTCCTGCATCGGCCGCGCCTACGAATATCGCATCCGCAACCGCCGCGCACCGCTGACACTGGAAAAAGGCCGTGCCTGGCATGTCGCCCGCCCGCTGGATGCCGATGCCATGCACCGCGCGGCGCAGGCGCTGGTGGGCCTCCACGACTTCACCACCTTTCGCAGCGTGCATTGCCAGTCGGCCAGTCCGCTCAAGACCCTCGATATGCTCACCGTCTCGCGGGAAGGGGATGCGGTGATCGTGCGGGCAGCGGCGCGCAGCTTCCTGCACCATCAGGTGCGATCCATGGTCGGCTGCCTGAAACTGGTGGGACAGGGCCAGTGGCGCGAGACGCAGATGGGTGAAGCCCTGGCGGCGCGCGACCGGTCCGCTCTCGGCCTCAACGCGCCGCCAGAGGGTTTGTATTTCGTCGCCGCCCGCTATGACGAGGAACAACAGGAGAAACACGCATGA
- a CDS encoding zinc-binding dehydrogenase produces MTHTGRQLTSTLGSDGTQVLEVREREFPAPTGNQVLVRMEAAPINPSDLALMTAGADVASAQFEPGKVTMQVHPAFAAGQAARHGKAQKLGNEGAGTVVAAGEGEMAQALLGQRVACVPGSAYSQYAYAEAMMCMPLGDHSAEQGAGSFVNPMTALGFVETAKREGHQAIVHAAAASNLGQMLNRICQEDGIGLVNLVRRGEQVELLKGQGAAHVVDSSADGYEAALAEAIGATGAFLGFDPIGGGRTTDTILRAMERVAASKMTEFNRYGSDQPKKMYIYGRLDPSPTTLTPTYGFGWTVSGWLLTPFLASCDLPTVIGLRQRVLDGLETTFASTYKTRVGLDEMLTKEAMTGYAQMATGEKYLVTPQA; encoded by the coding sequence ATGACCCATACCGGCCGCCAGCTCACGTCCACGCTCGGTTCCGATGGCACGCAGGTGCTGGAAGTGCGCGAGAGGGAGTTCCCCGCCCCTACCGGCAATCAGGTGCTGGTGCGCATGGAAGCGGCGCCGATCAACCCGTCCGATCTTGCGCTGATGACCGCCGGTGCCGACGTCGCGAGCGCGCAGTTCGAGCCGGGCAAGGTCACGATGCAGGTTCATCCCGCCTTTGCCGCCGGACAGGCCGCGCGCCATGGCAAGGCGCAGAAGCTGGGTAACGAGGGTGCGGGCACCGTCGTCGCGGCAGGCGAAGGAGAGATGGCGCAGGCGCTGCTCGGCCAGCGCGTCGCCTGTGTGCCGGGCAGCGCCTATTCGCAATATGCCTATGCCGAAGCGATGATGTGCATGCCGCTGGGCGACCATTCGGCGGAACAGGGCGCGGGCAGCTTCGTCAACCCGATGACGGCGCTGGGCTTCGTGGAAACGGCAAAGCGAGAGGGCCACCAGGCCATCGTCCACGCCGCCGCCGCCAGCAATCTTGGCCAGATGCTCAACCGCATCTGCCAGGAAGACGGCATCGGCCTCGTCAATCTGGTCCGCCGGGGCGAACAGGTCGAATTGCTAAAGGGCCAAGGCGCTGCTCACGTGGTCGACAGCTCGGCAGATGGCTACGAAGCGGCACTGGCGGAAGCCATCGGCGCGACCGGCGCCTTTCTCGGCTTCGATCCCATTGGCGGCGGGCGCACGACCGATACCATCCTGCGCGCGATGGAGCGGGTGGCGGCGTCGAAGATGACCGAGTTCAACCGCTACGGCTCCGACCAGCCCAAGAAGATGTACATTTACGGCCGTCTTGACCCCTCGCCCACCACGCTGACGCCAACCTACGGGTTCGGCTGGACAGTGTCGGGCTGGCTGCTGACGCCGTTCCTCGCCAGCTGCGACCTGCCGACGGTCATCGGCCTCAGGCAGCGCGTTCTGGACGGCCTCGAAACGACCTTTGCCAGCACCTACAAGACCCGCGTCGGGCTGGACGAAATGCTGACGAAGGAAGCGATGACGGGATACGCGCAGATGGCGACAGGCGAGAAGTATCTGGTCACGCCGCAAGCTTGA
- a CDS encoding transglycosylase domain-containing protein codes for MWRFSSPARDSGEPRPPDWEDRDLALENAPWNPLHGLDEHEQRPVHRAWERGGWESGGWEPVDRYRSGWRRFIPQRARNRSRMWWASRWIAAVLGLFILLVAWLAITAPLNKSLQPIVPPQITLLAADGTPIARNGAVVDEPVHVADLPAHVIEPFLAIEDRRFYSHWGVDPRGVARAVFMGVGGGSTITQQLAKFTFLTPEQTLTRKAREALIALWLEAWLTKDEILERYLSNAYFGDNMYGLRAASMHYFYRRPENLRPEQAAMLAGLLQAPSRLAPTQNPELAARRYGLVKNALVAAGYVTQAEADAMRVPVTDVRKTDELPTGTYFADWALPGARELSEIGYSRQTITTTLDSQLQNVARRAVERAPLGAAQVALVAMRPNGEVVAMIGGKDYGESPFNRATQARRQPGSTFKLFVYLAALRNGWSPDDRISNREFTAGSYRPSNHNDRYSDSLTLREAFAQSSNVAAVRLLQEVGSDAVIETARELGVTSPLPEGDPSMALGTSTMTLLELTSAYAGLAANAFPVEPRAFPAEQAGWFDWAWNGQDSLRSGDLGAMEAMLRDAINTGTGRAATLSIANFGKTGTTQDNRDALFVGYAGEGENRLVVGVWIGNDDNSPLNGISGGGLPARIWADFMRGALGASAAPPRPTPTPDPSGPVEPLDVPGPEDIPLGDGRRIVIRNGEAILVETIDGVEVEVGVNSTGDVRIDVDQEAARQRAIESAREQREAARERLLEERARYEEYLDQQAEIVEGPQ; via the coding sequence ATGTGGCGTTTCTCATCCCCGGCGCGCGATAGCGGCGAACCGCGGCCCCCTGACTGGGAGGACCGCGACCTCGCGCTCGAGAACGCGCCCTGGAACCCGCTCCACGGGCTCGACGAACACGAGCAGCGCCCCGTGCACAGGGCGTGGGAACGCGGTGGTTGGGAATCCGGCGGGTGGGAACCCGTCGATCGGTATCGCAGCGGTTGGCGTCGGTTCATTCCGCAGCGCGCCCGCAACCGATCGCGCATGTGGTGGGCCAGCCGCTGGATCGCCGCCGTGCTTGGCCTGTTCATCCTGCTGGTGGCCTGGCTCGCCATCACCGCGCCCCTCAACAAGTCGCTGCAACCCATCGTGCCGCCGCAGATCACGCTGCTGGCCGCCGACGGAACGCCCATCGCCAGGAACGGCGCCGTGGTGGACGAGCCGGTGCACGTGGCAGACTTGCCGGCGCACGTGATCGAGCCGTTCCTCGCGATCGAGGACCGGCGCTTCTACAGCCACTGGGGCGTCGACCCGCGCGGCGTAGCGCGCGCGGTATTCATGGGCGTGGGCGGCGGTTCCACGATCACCCAGCAGCTGGCCAAGTTCACCTTCCTCACCCCCGAACAGACCCTCACCCGCAAGGCGCGCGAGGCGCTGATCGCGCTGTGGTTGGAGGCGTGGCTGACCAAGGACGAGATCCTGGAGCGCTATCTCTCGAACGCCTATTTCGGCGACAACATGTATGGCCTGCGCGCCGCCAGCATGCACTATTTCTACCGCCGCCCGGAAAACCTTCGGCCCGAACAGGCGGCGATGCTGGCGGGGCTGTTGCAGGCGCCAAGCCGCCTTGCGCCGACGCAGAACCCCGAACTCGCCGCGCGCCGGTATGGCCTGGTCAAGAACGCCCTGGTCGCTGCCGGTTATGTGACGCAGGCCGAGGCTGATGCCATGCGCGTTCCCGTAACCGACGTGCGCAAGACGGACGAACTGCCAACCGGCACCTATTTTGCCGACTGGGCGCTGCCCGGCGCGCGCGAGCTTTCCGAGATCGGTTATTCGCGCCAGACGATCACCACGACCCTCGATTCGCAGTTGCAGAACGTGGCGCGCCGCGCGGTGGAGCGGGCGCCGCTGGGGGCCGCGCAGGTGGCGCTCGTGGCCATGCGTCCCAACGGGGAAGTCGTCGCCATGATCGGCGGAAAGGACTACGGCGAAAGCCCGTTCAACCGCGCGACCCAGGCCCGCCGCCAGCCGGGATCGACCTTCAAGCTGTTCGTCTATCTTGCCGCCCTGCGCAACGGATGGAGCCCGGACGACCGCATTTCCAACCGCGAATTCACAGCTGGCAGCTACCGCCCCAGCAACCACAACGACAGGTATTCCGACAGCCTGACCCTGCGCGAAGCCTTTGCCCAATCATCCAACGTGGCCGCCGTGCGCCTGTTGCAGGAGGTGGGCAGCGACGCAGTGATCGAGACGGCCCGCGAGCTTGGCGTTACATCGCCGCTGCCCGAAGGCGATCCCAGTATGGCGCTCGGCACCTCGACCATGACCCTGCTGGAACTCACCAGCGCCTATGCCGGGTTGGCTGCCAATGCCTTTCCCGTGGAGCCGCGCGCCTTTCCGGCCGAGCAGGCAGGATGGTTCGACTGGGCGTGGAACGGGCAGGACAGCCTGAGATCGGGCGATCTGGGCGCGATGGAAGCGATGCTGCGCGATGCGATCAACACCGGCACCGGCCGCGCCGCCACCCTTTCCATCGCCAACTTCGGCAAGACCGGGACTACGCAGGACAACCGCGATGCGCTGTTCGTCGGCTACGCGGGCGAGGGCGAGAACCGTCTGGTGGTGGGCGTGTGGATCGGCAACGACGACAACTCGCCGCTCAACGGCATTTCCGGCGGTGGCCTGCCCGCGCGAATATGGGCCGATTTCATGCGCGGCGCACTGGGCGCCTCCGCCGCGCCTCCGCGGCCGACGCCCACGCCCGATCCCAGCGGTCCGGTCGAACCGCTCGACGTGCCCGGGCCGGAGGACATTCCACTGGGCGACGGCCGGCGCATCGTCATCCGCAACGGGGAGGCCATCCTGGTGGAAACCATCGACGGCGTCGAGGTGGAGGTGGGCGTGAATTCCACCGGTGACGTGCGGATCGACGTCGACCAGGAGGCCGCCCGCCAGCGAGCGATCGAAAGTGCGCGCGAACAGCGCGAGGCTGCACGCGAACGGCTGCTGGAGGAGCGGGCGCGTTACGAGGAGTATCTCGACCAGCAGGCTGAGATTGTCGAAGGGCCGCAGTGA
- a CDS encoding M28 family peptidase, producing MILRTHAALFAVAMALAPAAALATDTDPATLEHDVRALASDAMEGRGAGTPGYQMAVDYVSGRFADIGLQPGGDAAAEGREWVQHFSLVRYDQARDPRMALVGAEGGRGQKLDYQQDFIGGGLASAGEGRVEAEMVFVGYGLDLPQIGYDDLEGIDLTGKIVLWVPSDLEGVDPLLASHLGQTGGDRFAARGAVGSIMLWTPALSERIGWDQVRGYPGRTRGTTWLGPDGTPYDAAAGMQFQLVASPDLSRRLLEGQAMDLDALAAAMASGTTDLPAFDTGKRARVDYAVEIEPRLDTANVVGMLPGTDPALADQYVVMTAHLDHVGVRPGNGPAEDQLYNGAMDNAVGVAMLLETARLMVAAPPRRPVLFVALGAEELGLLGSSYHAANPGLADGEVAVNVNVDMPILTWPFNDIVAFGADRSNIYGAVASAVAGHGLKLVPDPNPDEGFFFRSDQYSYVQRGVPAVYLDVGFGNGGDAAQTAFLESDYHQPSDEVEGIAWDQLTRFADVAHTVARNVADMDTRPVWNAGDVFGTLFGGPVAAAD from the coding sequence ATGATCCTGCGCACCCATGCCGCCCTGTTCGCTGTCGCCATGGCGCTTGCCCCGGCAGCCGCCCTCGCCACTGATACCGATCCCGCCACGCTGGAACACGATGTTCGCGCACTGGCGAGCGATGCGATGGAAGGGCGCGGCGCGGGCACGCCCGGATACCAGATGGCGGTCGACTACGTCAGCGGTCGTTTCGCGGATATTGGCCTGCAACCGGGCGGCGATGCCGCTGCCGAGGGCCGCGAGTGGGTCCAGCATTTCTCGCTCGTGCGCTACGATCAGGCGCGCGATCCGCGCATGGCGCTGGTCGGCGCGGAGGGCGGTCGCGGACAGAAACTCGATTACCAGCAGGATTTCATCGGCGGCGGCCTGGCCAGTGCGGGCGAGGGGCGGGTCGAGGCGGAAATGGTCTTTGTCGGCTACGGGCTCGACCTGCCGCAGATCGGCTACGACGATCTCGAAGGCATCGACCTGACCGGCAAGATCGTGTTGTGGGTGCCGAGCGACCTGGAAGGCGTCGATCCGCTGCTCGCATCGCATCTTGGGCAAACCGGCGGCGATCGTTTCGCCGCGCGCGGGGCGGTGGGGTCGATCATGCTGTGGACCCCGGCGCTGAGCGAGCGGATCGGCTGGGATCAGGTGCGGGGTTATCCCGGCCGAACGCGCGGCACGACTTGGTTGGGGCCCGATGGCACGCCTTACGACGCCGCGGCGGGGATGCAGTTCCAGCTCGTCGCCTCGCCCGATCTCTCGCGCCGCCTGCTGGAAGGCCAGGCGATGGACCTCGACGCGCTTGCTGCTGCCATGGCGAGCGGAACGACCGATCTTCCGGCTTTCGACACGGGTAAGCGGGCGCGGGTGGACTATGCGGTGGAGATCGAGCCGCGGCTCGATACCGCCAACGTGGTGGGGATGTTGCCTGGCACGGATCCCGCGTTGGCGGACCAGTACGTGGTCATGACCGCGCACCTCGACCATGTCGGTGTGCGCCCCGGCAACGGCCCGGCAGAGGACCAGCTCTACAACGGGGCGATGGACAATGCCGTTGGCGTTGCCATGCTGCTGGAGACGGCACGGCTGATGGTCGCTGCCCCGCCGCGCCGCCCGGTGCTGTTCGTCGCGTTGGGGGCGGAGGAGCTGGGGCTGCTGGGCAGTTCCTACCACGCCGCCAACCCCGGTCTCGCAGATGGCGAAGTGGCGGTGAACGTCAACGTCGACATGCCGATCCTCACCTGGCCGTTCAACGATATCGTCGCCTTTGGCGCGGATCGGTCGAACATCTACGGTGCGGTGGCATCGGCAGTGGCCGGGCATGGTCTCAAGCTGGTGCCCGATCCCAACCCGGACGAGGGGTTCTTCTTCCGCTCCGACCAATACTCCTACGTGCAGCGCGGAGTGCCGGCGGTCTATCTCGACGTGGGGTTCGGCAACGGCGGCGACGCGGCGCAAACCGCGTTTCTGGAAAGCGACTATCATCAGCCTTCGGACGAGGTCGAGGGGATCGCCTGGGACCAGCTGACACGCTTTGCCGATGTCGCCCATACCGTGGCCCGCAACGTGGCGGACATGGACACGCGCCCGGTGTGGAACGCCGGCGACGTGTTCGGCACCCTGTTCGGCGGCCCGGTTGCGGCAGCGGACTGA
- a CDS encoding AAA family ATPase, whose product MNEMTTKPETGGTAMPAPDTQVDVRETFGIDIDMKVPAFSRADERVPETDEGYVFDPDTTLAILAGFAHNRRVMVQGYHGTGKSTHIEQVAARLNWPTIRINLDAHISRIDLIGRDAIVLRDGLQVTEFREGLLPWALQHPVALVFDEYDAGRPDVMFVIQRILEQAGKLTLLDQNRVIRPDPNFRLFATANTVGLGDTSGLYHGTQAINQGQMDRWNIVVGLNYLSAETERQIVGAKTSLDAKLVADMIRVADMSRQGFMNGDISTVMSPRTVITWAQNTEIFGDAGFAFRLSFLNKCDEAERMLVAEYYQRVFGIDLPESVVAKA is encoded by the coding sequence ATGAACGAGATGACCACCAAGCCCGAAACCGGCGGCACCGCCATGCCCGCGCCCGACACCCAAGTCGACGTGCGCGAGACCTTTGGCATCGATATCGACATGAAGGTGCCCGCCTTCTCCCGGGCTGACGAGCGCGTGCCCGAGACAGACGAAGGCTACGTCTTCGACCCGGACACCACCTTGGCGATCCTGGCGGGTTTTGCGCACAACCGCAGGGTGATGGTGCAGGGCTATCACGGCACCGGCAAGTCGACCCACATCGAACAGGTTGCCGCCCGGCTCAACTGGCCGACGATCCGCATCAACCTTGACGCCCACATCAGCCGCATCGACCTGATCGGGCGCGACGCCATCGTGCTGCGCGACGGGTTGCAGGTGACCGAGTTTCGCGAAGGTCTGCTGCCTTGGGCCCTGCAGCACCCGGTGGCGCTGGTCTTCGACGAATACGACGCCGGCCGGCCCGACGTGATGTTCGTGATCCAGCGCATCCTGGAACAGGCGGGCAAACTGACCCTGCTCGACCAGAACCGCGTGATCCGTCCCGATCCCAACTTCCGCCTGTTCGCCACGGCCAACACCGTGGGCCTGGGCGATACCAGCGGCCTCTATCATGGCACCCAGGCGATCAACCAGGGCCAGATGGATCGCTGGAACATCGTCGTCGGCCTGAACTATCTCTCCGCCGAAACCGAGCGGCAGATCGTCGGTGCCAAGACCAGCCTCGATGCCAAGCTGGTGGCGGACATGATCCGCGTGGCCGATATGTCGCGCCAGGGATTCATGAACGGTGACATCTCTACGGTGATGAGCCCGCGCACGGTCATCACCTGGGCGCAGAACACCGAGATTTTCGGCGACGCAGGCTTTGCTTTCCGCCTCAGCTTCCTCAACAAGTGTGACGAGGCGGAACGGATGCTGGTGGCCGAATATTACCAGCGCGTGTTCGGCATCGACCTGCCTGAAAGCGTCGTCGCCAAGGCCTGA
- a CDS encoding winged helix-turn-helix transcriptional regulator: MKLHEETTPHGRWYDDACGTAFAMELVGERWSLLIVRELLFGPLRFSDLRKGLPGISAKVLTERLTGLAEAGILVRRRLDPPSAAQVYELTRWGQAADVAIMELGRWAALSSRHDPSLPLSPASLMMSFRTMIDSEAASGFDADLGFVVAGQAFRADVSNGALTIVRGPVEGAQAILTAPCAPPIAAHVYNAIPLSEPPVDLAGDAALMARFIGLVSLPEKMA; the protein is encoded by the coding sequence ATGAAGTTACATGAAGAAACTACGCCGCATGGCAGGTGGTATGACGATGCCTGCGGCACTGCGTTCGCGATGGAGCTGGTGGGGGAACGGTGGTCGCTTCTGATCGTGCGCGAATTGCTGTTCGGGCCCTTGCGCTTTTCCGATCTGCGTAAGGGGCTGCCCGGCATATCGGCAAAGGTCCTGACCGAACGGCTGACCGGGCTGGCAGAGGCAGGCATCCTCGTGCGTCGACGCCTCGATCCGCCATCCGCCGCGCAGGTCTATGAACTGACGCGGTGGGGCCAGGCGGCGGACGTTGCAATCATGGAACTGGGCCGGTGGGCGGCGCTTTCCTCGCGGCATGATCCCTCGCTGCCGCTCTCGCCGGCATCGCTGATGATGTCGTTCCGCACGATGATAGACAGCGAAGCGGCCAGCGGCTTCGACGCCGACCTCGGCTTCGTGGTGGCCGGGCAGGCGTTCCGCGCCGATGTGTCCAACGGCGCGCTCACCATCGTTCGCGGACCGGTGGAGGGAGCGCAGGCCATCCTCACCGCACCCTGCGCGCCCCCGATCGCCGCGCATGTCTATAACGCGATCCCGCTGTCCGAACCGCCGGTGGACCTTGCGGGCGACGCCGCGCTGATGGCGCGCTTCATCGGTTTGGTTTCGCTGCCCGAAAAGATGGCCTGA
- a CDS encoding VOC family protein — MGKRVFINLPVADLQRSMAFYDALGFTNNPQFTNDVAAAMMWSDEIYVMLLTHEFWKTFTTKPIPDAKKTAQLMLAISLDSRAEVDRLTEIAGANGGVADCNPMQDHGFMYGRDFEDPDGHIWEPSWMDPKVASGEVDPTQITT; from the coding sequence ATGGGCAAGAGGGTCTTCATCAACCTGCCGGTGGCCGATTTGCAGCGGTCGATGGCGTTCTACGACGCGCTGGGTTTCACCAACAATCCGCAGTTTACCAACGATGTCGCGGCGGCGATGATGTGGTCAGACGAGATCTATGTCATGCTGCTCACCCATGAGTTCTGGAAGACCTTCACGACCAAGCCAATTCCCGATGCGAAGAAGACCGCGCAGCTGATGCTGGCGATCAGCCTCGACAGCCGTGCAGAGGTGGACCGGCTGACCGAGATTGCCGGTGCCAACGGCGGCGTTGCCGATTGCAATCCGATGCAGGACCACGGCTTCATGTACGGCCGCGATTTCGAGGATCCGGACGGTCACATCTGGGAGCCGAGCTGGATGGACCCGAAGGTGGCCAGCGGAGAAGTCGATCCGACACAGATTACAACCTGA